In a genomic window of Bacillota bacterium:
- a CDS encoding lactate utilization protein, whose amino-acid sequence MAAEPGWCTVTGEERVEAFRRRWEALGGRAVLAEEGREGVRAAVRRAVESLLAESAAAGGPASPGPAPVSADGPDGTPLAVLWDDPELAALDLAELLERLGLRAAVWRAQGSEEAAEAAARLRGQAARAVLGVTGASWAVAETGTVALSSDRGSGRLVSLLPPAHLAVVRRSRVVETVGEGFRLLMEEAGRRGGLPSAVHLISGPSMSADIEGELTVGVHGPGRVVAVIGEW is encoded by the coding sequence GTGGCGGCGGAACCGGGGTGGTGCACGGTGACGGGCGAGGAGCGGGTCGAGGCCTTCCGGCGGCGCTGGGAGGCGCTGGGCGGCCGCGCGGTCCTGGCCGAGGAAGGTCGGGAGGGTGTCCGCGCCGCGGTCCGCCGGGCGGTGGAAAGCCTGCTCGCGGAGAGCGCCGCGGCCGGCGGCCCCGCGAGCCCCGGCCCAGCCCCCGTCTCCGCCGACGGCCCGGACGGCACCCCGCTGGCCGTCCTCTGGGACGATCCGGAACTCGCGGCCCTCGACTTGGCCGAGCTCCTGGAGCGTCTCGGCCTCCGGGCCGCCGTCTGGCGCGCCCAGGGGTCGGAGGAAGCTGCGGAGGCGGCCGCGCGCCTCCGCGGCCAGGCCGCCCGGGCGGTGCTGGGCGTCACCGGCGCCTCCTGGGCGGTGGCCGAGACCGGGACGGTGGCGCTCAGCTCGGACCGCGGCAGCGGCCGGCTGGTCAGCCTCCTCCCGCCGGCCCACCTGGCCGTGGTCCGCCGCTCGCGGGTGGTGGAGACGGTGGGGGAGGGTTTCCGGCTCCTGATGGAGGAGGCGGGCCGGCGCGGGGGACTGCCCTCGGCCGTCCACCTGATCAGCGGCCCCAGCATGAGCGCCGACATCGAGGGGGAGCTGACGGTCGGGGTCCACGGGCCGGGACGGGTGGTGGCGGTCATCGGGGAATGGTGA
- a CDS encoding type 1 glutamine amidotransferase domain-containing protein: protein MAVGRLDGQRIALLIGPGFEDSEALYPYYRLQEEGARVEVVAVERPGGSVVGKHGVPLTVDRDVAEARAAEYDALVLPGGRGPDAIRTNPDVLRFTRDFFDARKPVAGICHGPQILISADLVRGVRLTGYKSIAQDLKNAGALYEDRETVVDERVQLVTARQPSDLPAWLPAVIDRFAAARAASASPAR, encoded by the coding sequence ATGGCTGTGGGACGACTCGACGGCCAGAGGATCGCGCTTCTGATCGGACCGGGCTTCGAGGATTCGGAGGCGCTCTACCCTTACTATCGCCTCCAGGAGGAGGGCGCCCGCGTCGAGGTGGTGGCGGTCGAGCGGCCCGGCGGCTCGGTGGTCGGAAAGCACGGCGTGCCGCTCACCGTCGACAGGGATGTGGCCGAGGCGAGGGCGGCGGAGTATGACGCGCTGGTCCTGCCGGGCGGCCGCGGGCCCGACGCCATCCGCACCAACCCCGACGTGCTCCGCTTCACCCGCGACTTCTTCGACGCCCGGAAGCCCGTGGCGGGCATCTGCCACGGTCCCCAGATCCTGATCAGCGCCGACCTGGTCCGGGGGGTCCGCCTGACCGGCTACAAGAGCATCGCCCAGGATCTGAAGAACGCCGGCGCGCTCTACGAGGACCGCGAGACGGTGGTGGACGAGCGGGTGCAGCTGGTGACCGCGCGACAGCCTTCGGATCTGCCGGCCTGGCTTCCCGCCGTCATCGACCGCTTCGCGGCGGCGCGGGCGGCCAGCGCCAGCCCGGCCCGCTGA